A genomic stretch from Mycobacterium paraterrae includes:
- a CDS encoding arabinosyltransferase domain-containing protein yields MREGQKGPRSSHDTPDKSYRAARYVAVIAGLLGTLLAIATPLLPVKQTTAQLNWPQNGVLGSVEAPLIGYVATDLNISIPCQAAADLGGPNKTVLLSTVPKQAPKAVDRGLLIERANDDLVLVVRNVPLVVAPLSQVLSPACQRLVFTAHADRVIGEFVGLTQGPNAEHPGAPLRGERSGYDFRPQIVGVFTDLTGPAPPGLTFSATIDTRYSSSPTPLKMAAMVLGVVLTLAALVALHILDTSDGTRHRRFLPPRWWSLSGLDGLVTLTLVWWHFVGANTADDGYILTMARVSEHAGYMANYYRWLGTPEAPFGWYYDLLALWAHVTTASIWMRLPTLLMALACWWVISREVIPRLGHAVKTSRAAAWTAAGTFLAVWLPLDNGLRPEPIIAVGILLTWCSVERAVATSRLLPVAAACIIGALTLFSGPTGIASIGALLVAVGPLRTIIHRRSRRFGVLPLLAPILAAVSVNAILIFRDQTLAGEMQATSLKRALGPSLSWFDEHIRYERLFMASPDGSIARRFALLVLLVALGVAIAMTLRKGRIPGTAAGPSRRIIGITVISFIAMMFTPTKWTHHFGVFAGLAGSLGALAAVAVTATAMRSRRNRTLFASVVLFVVALSFASVNGWWYVSNFGVPWSNAFPQWHFGFTTGFLGLTILVALLAAWLHFVKSDSDANPPAESRLGSIMRSPLGIAAWALVFFQVLSLTLGMTDQYPAWSVGRSNLQALLGKTCGLATDVLVEQDPNAGMLKPVSGDEKGALADGYAEGFDANGIPSSVSADPVMERPGDRSFVSDDGETTSGEAGNEGGTTPAGGINGSRARLPYGLDPAHTPVMGSWRAGVQMPARLRSAWYKLPPRDQSGPLLVVSAAGRFNYGEVRIQWANDQQAAENKPGGSAGLADVGAAPAWRNLRAPLSELPPDATQVRVVVTDEDLAPMHWIAVTPPRIPHLRTLQQVVGSSDPVLLDWLVGLAFPCQRPFGHQNGVDEVPKWRILPDRFGAEANSPVMDKNGGGPLGVTELLVRAATVSTYLKDDWSRDWGALQQLTPYYPHAGPAHLDLGSATRSGLWSPAPLRG; encoded by the coding sequence ATCCGGGAGGGTCAGAAGGGGCCGCGCTCGAGCCACGACACGCCGGACAAGAGCTATCGGGCTGCCCGATACGTCGCCGTCATCGCCGGTCTACTGGGCACGCTGCTGGCCATCGCAACGCCGCTGCTGCCGGTCAAACAGACCACCGCGCAACTGAACTGGCCCCAAAACGGCGTACTCGGCAGCGTCGAGGCCCCGCTGATCGGCTACGTCGCCACCGACCTCAACATCAGCATCCCGTGCCAGGCCGCCGCCGACCTCGGTGGCCCCAACAAAACCGTGCTGCTGTCGACCGTGCCCAAGCAGGCGCCCAAGGCGGTTGACCGCGGCCTGCTGATCGAGCGGGCCAACGACGACCTGGTGCTGGTCGTCCGCAATGTGCCGCTGGTGGTCGCGCCGCTGAGCCAGGTGTTGAGCCCCGCCTGCCAGAGGCTGGTGTTCACCGCCCACGCCGACCGGGTGATCGGCGAGTTCGTCGGGCTCACCCAGGGCCCCAACGCCGAGCACCCGGGCGCGCCACTGCGCGGTGAGCGCAGCGGCTACGACTTTCGGCCGCAGATCGTCGGCGTCTTCACCGACCTGACTGGGCCGGCTCCGCCGGGGCTGACGTTCTCGGCCACCATCGACACCCGCTACAGCAGTTCGCCGACGCCGCTGAAGATGGCGGCGATGGTGCTGGGCGTCGTGCTGACCCTGGCGGCTCTGGTGGCGCTGCACATCCTGGACACCTCCGACGGCACCCGGCACCGGCGCTTCCTGCCGCCGCGCTGGTGGTCGCTGAGCGGACTGGACGGGCTGGTCACCCTGACCCTGGTGTGGTGGCATTTTGTCGGGGCCAACACCGCCGACGACGGCTACATCCTGACCATGGCCCGGGTCTCCGAGCACGCAGGCTACATGGCCAATTACTACCGCTGGCTGGGCACTCCGGAGGCGCCGTTCGGCTGGTACTACGACCTGCTCGCGCTGTGGGCGCACGTCACCACCGCGAGCATCTGGATGCGGCTGCCCACCTTGCTCATGGCGCTGGCCTGTTGGTGGGTGATCAGCCGGGAAGTGATCCCGCGACTGGGTCACGCGGTCAAGACCTCACGCGCGGCGGCGTGGACGGCGGCCGGGACGTTCCTGGCGGTATGGCTGCCGCTGGACAACGGCCTGCGACCAGAGCCGATCATCGCGGTGGGCATCTTGTTGACCTGGTGCTCGGTCGAGCGTGCAGTGGCCACCAGCCGGCTGCTGCCGGTGGCGGCGGCGTGCATCATCGGCGCGCTGACGTTGTTCTCCGGACCGACGGGCATCGCCTCGATCGGCGCGCTGCTGGTGGCGGTCGGCCCGCTGCGCACGATCATCCACCGCCGCTCGCGGCGGTTCGGTGTGCTGCCGCTGCTGGCGCCGATCCTCGCCGCGGTCAGTGTGAACGCGATTTTGATTTTCCGCGACCAGACTCTCGCCGGCGAAATGCAGGCAACCTCGCTCAAGCGGGCGCTGGGTCCGAGCCTGAGCTGGTTCGACGAACACATCCGCTACGAGCGGCTGTTCATGGCCAGCCCCGACGGGTCGATCGCCCGGCGCTTCGCGCTGCTCGTGTTGCTGGTCGCTCTTGGCGTGGCGATCGCAATGACGTTGCGCAAGGGCCGAATCCCGGGCACCGCGGCCGGTCCCAGCCGTCGCATCATCGGCATCACGGTGATCTCGTTCATCGCGATGATGTTCACCCCCACCAAGTGGACACACCACTTCGGCGTCTTCGCCGGGCTGGCCGGTTCACTGGGCGCACTGGCCGCGGTGGCGGTGACCGCGACGGCGATGCGCTCGCGACGCAACCGGACGTTGTTCGCCTCGGTGGTGTTGTTCGTCGTGGCGCTGTCGTTCGCCAGCGTCAACGGTTGGTGGTATGTCTCGAACTTCGGTGTGCCGTGGTCAAATGCGTTCCCGCAGTGGCACTTCGGGTTCACCACCGGCTTCCTGGGATTGACGATTCTGGTTGCACTGCTGGCCGCTTGGTTGCACTTCGTCAAAAGCGACAGCGACGCCAATCCGCCCGCCGAGTCACGGCTGGGATCAATCATGCGCTCGCCGTTGGGGATTGCCGCCTGGGCGCTGGTGTTCTTCCAAGTGCTCTCGCTGACGCTGGGAATGACCGATCAGTACCCGGCCTGGTCGGTCGGTCGGTCCAACCTGCAGGCGCTGCTCGGTAAGACGTGTGGCCTGGCGACCGACGTGCTCGTCGAGCAGGACCCGAACGCCGGCATGCTCAAGCCGGTCTCCGGGGACGAGAAGGGCGCTTTGGCGGACGGTTACGCCGAGGGCTTCGACGCCAACGGCATTCCGTCCTCGGTGTCCGCCGACCCGGTGATGGAGCGCCCTGGCGATCGCAGCTTCGTCAGCGACGACGGCGAAACCACCAGCGGCGAGGCCGGCAACGAGGGCGGCACCACGCCGGCGGGCGGGATCAACGGCTCGCGCGCCCGGCTGCCCTACGGCCTCGACCCGGCCCACACCCCGGTGATGGGCAGCTGGCGGGCCGGCGTGCAGATGCCCGCGCGACTGCGGTCGGCCTGGTACAAGCTGCCACCGCGCGACCAGTCCGGTCCGCTGTTGGTGGTCTCGGCCGCCGGCCGGTTCAACTACGGCGAAGTCCGGATCCAGTGGGCCAACGACCAGCAGGCCGCCGAGAACAAGCCCGGCGGCTCGGCCGGTCTTGCCGACGTCGGCGCGGCGCCGGCCTGGCGTAACCTGCGCGCGCCGCTCTCCGAGTTGCCGCCCGACGCCACCCAGGTGCGCGTCGTCGTCACCGACGAGGACCTCGCCCCCATGCACTGGATCGCCGTCACCCCGCCGCGGATCCCGCATCTGCGCACTCTGCAACAGGTGGTCGGCTCGTCGGACCCAGTGCTGCTGGACTGGCTTGTCGGCCTGGCGTTCCCGTGCCAGCGGCCGTTCGGCCACCAGAACGGTGTCGACGAGGTGCCCAAGTGGCGCATCCTGCCGGACCGGTTCGGTGCCGAAGCCAACTCACCGGTGATGGACAAGAACGGTGGCGGCCCGCTCGGCGTGACGGAATTGCTGGTGCGCGCGGCGACGGTGTCGACGTACCTGAAGGATGACTGGTCTCGGGACTGGGGGGCGCTGCAACAACTCACGCCCTACTACCCGCACGCCGGACCCGCTCACCTCGACCTCGGGTCGGCGACCCGCAGCGGCCTGTGGAGCCCGGCCCCGCTGCGAGGTTAG
- a CDS encoding arabinosyltransferase domain-containing protein, whose protein sequence is MTAQTDNVKATRWVATIAGLIGFLLSVATPLLPVVQTTADLNWPQDGQLKSVTAPLISLTPVDFHATAPCEIVRRLPADGGVVLGTAPRKGKDANLQALFIVVNKQRVDVTDRNVVILSVPRDQVESAQCQHIDVTSTTAGTYATFVGLKDASGKELRSGYPDPNLRPQIVGVFTDLVGPAPPGLTMSATIDTRFSTTPTTLKLVAMIGAVLATIVALIALWRLDQLDGHRMRRWIPANWRTFTLADATIIFGFLLWWVIGANSSDDGYILGMARVADRAGYMSNYFRWFGSPEDPFGWYYNLLAYMTHVSDSSLWMRLPDLVAGLVCWLLLSREVLPRLGPAVTHSKAANWAAGLVLLTAWMPFDNGLRPEPIIAVGSLITYVLIERSMRYSRLTPAALAVITAAFTLGVQPTGLIAVAALVAGGRPILRILVRRHRVVGTWPLVAPMLAAGTVILTVVFADQTLSTVLEATRIRTAIGPSQAWYTENLRYYYLILPTVDGSLSRRFGFLITALCLFTAVFIMLRRKRVRGVARGPAWRLMGVIFGTMFFLMFTPTKWVHHFGLFAAVGAAMAALTTTLVSPAVLRWSRNRMAFLAALLFLLALCFATTNGWWYVSSYGVPFNAAMPKIAGISISTMFFALFVVVALYAAWLHFAPRDRGEGTVARALTAAPIPLAAGFMALVFVASMTIGIVRQYPTFSNGSSNIRAFAGGCGLADDVLVEPDPNVGFMTPGPGNYGELGPLGGTNPVGFTPNGVPDHTVAEAVVMHPNQPGTDYDWDAPVKTPAAGINGSTVPLPYGLDPQRVPVLGSYTTDAQQQSKLASAWYQLPPADSAHPLVVVTAAGKIAGNSVLHHHTDGQTVVLEYGKPGPNGDVVPAGRLVPDDLYGEQPKAWRNLRYPRSWIPSDAVAVRVIAEDLSLTPEDWIAVTPPRVPELRSVQEYVGSTQPVLLDWAVGLAFPCQQPMLHANGVTDIPKFRITPDYTAKKMDTDTWEDGVNGGLLGITDLLLRAHVMATYLSHDWARDWGSLRKFDTLVDAPPARLDLGTATHFGWWSPGKIRIKP, encoded by the coding sequence GTGACCGCACAGACAGACAACGTCAAGGCGACGCGTTGGGTCGCCACCATCGCCGGCCTGATCGGCTTCCTGCTGTCGGTGGCCACCCCGTTGCTGCCGGTCGTGCAGACCACCGCTGACTTGAACTGGCCGCAGGATGGTCAGCTGAAAAGCGTGACGGCGCCGCTGATTTCGCTGACGCCCGTCGACTTCCACGCCACGGCGCCGTGTGAGATCGTCCGCCGCCTGCCGGCCGACGGCGGGGTGGTGCTCGGTACCGCGCCGCGAAAAGGCAAGGACGCCAACCTTCAAGCGCTGTTCATCGTCGTCAACAAACAGCGGGTCGACGTCACCGACCGCAACGTGGTGATCCTGTCGGTGCCGCGCGACCAGGTGGAATCCGCGCAATGCCAGCACATCGACGTCACCTCGACGACGGCCGGCACCTACGCCACCTTCGTCGGGCTGAAAGACGCCAGCGGCAAGGAGTTGCGCAGCGGCTACCCCGACCCCAATCTGCGTCCGCAGATCGTCGGGGTGTTCACCGATCTGGTTGGGCCCGCGCCGCCGGGGCTGACGATGTCGGCGACCATCGACACCCGGTTCTCCACCACGCCGACCACGCTGAAGCTCGTCGCGATGATCGGGGCAGTCCTGGCAACGATCGTCGCGCTGATCGCGCTGTGGCGCCTGGACCAGTTGGACGGTCACCGCATGCGCCGGTGGATACCGGCGAATTGGCGGACGTTCACCCTCGCCGACGCCACGATCATCTTCGGGTTCCTGTTGTGGTGGGTGATCGGGGCGAACTCCTCCGACGACGGATACATCTTGGGCATGGCCCGGGTCGCCGACCGGGCCGGCTACATGTCCAACTACTTCCGCTGGTTCGGCAGCCCGGAGGACCCGTTCGGTTGGTACTACAACCTGCTGGCCTACATGACCCATGTCAGCGACTCGAGCCTGTGGATGCGGTTGCCCGACTTGGTCGCTGGTCTGGTCTGTTGGCTGCTGCTGTCCCGTGAGGTGCTGCCCCGGTTGGGACCCGCCGTCACGCACAGCAAAGCCGCGAACTGGGCGGCCGGCCTGGTCCTGCTGACCGCGTGGATGCCGTTCGACAACGGCTTGCGACCCGAGCCGATCATCGCCGTCGGCTCGCTGATCACCTATGTGCTGATCGAGCGGTCCATGCGGTACAGCCGACTGACGCCGGCGGCGCTGGCGGTGATCACCGCGGCGTTCACCCTCGGCGTGCAGCCGACCGGTCTGATCGCGGTGGCCGCGTTGGTCGCCGGTGGTCGTCCGATCCTGCGAATCCTGGTCCGCCGCCATCGGGTGGTCGGCACCTGGCCGCTGGTCGCCCCGATGCTGGCGGCCGGCACGGTGATCCTCACGGTGGTGTTCGCCGACCAGACGCTGTCGACGGTGTTGGAAGCCACCAGAATTCGCACCGCGATTGGGCCCAGCCAGGCCTGGTACACCGAGAACCTGCGCTACTACTATCTGATTCTGCCCACCGTCGACGGTTCGCTGTCGCGCCGGTTCGGTTTCCTGATCACCGCACTGTGCCTGTTTACTGCGGTGTTCATCATGTTGCGGCGCAAGCGGGTTCGCGGCGTGGCGCGCGGCCCGGCCTGGCGGCTGATGGGCGTCATCTTCGGCACCATGTTCTTCCTGATGTTCACCCCGACCAAGTGGGTGCACCACTTCGGGCTGTTCGCCGCGGTGGGCGCGGCGATGGCCGCATTGACCACGACGCTGGTGTCGCCGGCCGTGCTGCGCTGGTCGCGTAACCGAATGGCATTCCTGGCCGCGCTGCTGTTCCTGCTGGCGCTGTGCTTCGCCACCACCAACGGCTGGTGGTACGTGTCGAGTTACGGCGTCCCGTTCAACGCGGCGATGCCGAAGATCGCCGGAATCAGCATCAGCACAATGTTTTTCGCGCTGTTCGTGGTGGTGGCGCTCTACGCGGCCTGGTTGCACTTCGCGCCTCGTGATCGCGGCGAAGGCACGGTCGCCCGGGCGCTGACCGCCGCGCCCATCCCGCTCGCCGCCGGTTTCATGGCGCTGGTGTTCGTCGCCTCGATGACGATCGGCATCGTCCGGCAGTACCCGACGTTCTCCAACGGATCGTCGAACATCCGGGCATTCGCCGGCGGATGCGGGCTGGCCGACGACGTCCTCGTGGAACCCGACCCGAACGTCGGCTTCATGACGCCGGGACCCGGCAATTACGGGGAACTGGGCCCGTTGGGCGGGACCAACCCGGTCGGCTTCACACCGAACGGCGTGCCGGACCACACCGTCGCCGAGGCCGTGGTGATGCATCCGAACCAGCCGGGCACCGACTACGACTGGGACGCTCCGGTGAAAACGCCGGCGGCGGGTATCAATGGCTCGACGGTGCCGCTGCCGTATGGCCTTGACCCGCAACGGGTTCCGGTGCTGGGCAGTTACACCACCGACGCGCAGCAGCAGAGCAAACTGGCCTCGGCGTGGTATCAGCTGCCGCCCGCCGACAGCGCTCATCCCCTGGTGGTGGTGACCGCCGCTGGCAAGATCGCGGGCAACAGCGTGCTGCATCACCACACCGACGGCCAGACCGTGGTCCTCGAGTACGGCAAGCCCGGACCGAACGGCGACGTGGTGCCGGCAGGCCGGCTGGTGCCCGACGACCTCTACGGCGAGCAGCCGAAGGCGTGGCGCAACCTGCGCTACCCCCGATCCTGGATCCCTTCGGACGCCGTCGCGGTCCGGGTGATCGCCGAAGACCTGTCACTGACGCCAGAAGACTGGATAGCCGTGACGCCGCCGCGGGTGCCCGAACTGCGCTCGGTGCAGGAGTACGTCGGGTCGACGCAGCCGGTGCTGCTGGACTGGGCGGTCGGATTGGCGTTCCCGTGCCAGCAACCGATGCTGCACGCCAACGGCGTCACCGACATTCCGAAGTTCCGCATCACGCCCGACTACACCGCTAAGAAGATGGACACCGACACCTGGGAAGACGGCGTCAACGGTGGCCTGCTGGGCATCACCGACCTGCTGCTGCGCGCCCACGTGATGGCCACGTATCTGTCCCACGACTGGGCCCGCGACTGGGGCTCACTGCGAAAATTCGACACCTTGGTCGACGCGCCCCCGGCGCGGCTGGACCTCGGTACGGCAACGCATTTTGGCTGGTGGTCACC
- a CDS encoding MFS transporter translates to MVNLTQEKQSTTGHWRELWSSPYSRTTAVVAGGVVLYSTNEFLTISMLPSTIDEIGGERMYVWVTTLYLVGSVVAAASVNALLHRIGACISYLLGFAVLAAGSFVCAAAPNMEVLLVGRFFQGLSGGLLCGLSFAVINAVLPRRLWSRGSALAASTWGIGALLGPALGGLFAQIGAWRWAFGLLAMLSVAMCLLAPGLLSVDGSEQPDRDSARIPVPSVVLLGAAALTVSVASVPHNRLATAGLLIVSALLLGAFLVVDRRMDTAVLPASVYGFGPLKWVYLTLGLLVAATKVDLYVPLFGQRLAHLGPILAGLLGAALSLGWTISGLISGSLNRTRTIVAVVVGAPLLMGGGLAVAGVTHVQNATAGIVILCAVALLAVGVGIGAAWPHLSAWAMSDVDDPAEGGAAATAINSVQLIFGAFGAGLAGVVVNLVDGGGASAARWAFAVFALLALTATLTAVRAGRHQVAY, encoded by the coding sequence GTGGTGAATTTAACGCAGGAGAAACAATCCACCACCGGCCATTGGCGTGAGTTGTGGAGCTCCCCCTATTCACGAACTACCGCTGTGGTCGCCGGGGGCGTGGTGCTGTATTCCACCAACGAGTTCCTGACGATCAGCATGCTGCCGAGCACGATCGACGAAATCGGCGGCGAGCGCATGTACGTGTGGGTGACAACGCTGTACCTCGTCGGGTCGGTGGTCGCCGCAGCATCGGTCAATGCGCTGCTGCACCGCATCGGTGCGTGCATCTCGTACTTGCTGGGCTTCGCGGTGCTGGCCGCCGGCAGCTTCGTCTGCGCGGCCGCCCCCAACATGGAAGTTTTGCTGGTCGGCCGGTTCTTCCAGGGGCTCTCGGGAGGCCTGCTCTGCGGCCTGAGTTTCGCGGTGATCAACGCGGTCCTGCCGCGAAGATTGTGGAGCCGGGGTAGCGCCCTGGCCGCCTCGACCTGGGGCATCGGTGCGCTACTGGGCCCGGCGCTGGGTGGATTGTTCGCCCAAATCGGGGCGTGGCGCTGGGCATTCGGCCTGCTGGCGATGCTGAGCGTGGCGATGTGCCTGTTGGCACCCGGCCTGCTCAGCGTGGACGGCTCCGAACAGCCCGACCGCGACTCGGCGCGCATCCCCGTCCCGTCCGTCGTACTGCTTGGCGCTGCCGCGCTGACGGTCAGCGTGGCGTCGGTGCCGCACAACAGACTGGCTACCGCGGGGCTGCTGATCGTCAGCGCGCTGCTGCTCGGCGCGTTCCTGGTGGTCGATCGCCGGATGGACACCGCGGTCCTGCCCGCCAGCGTCTATGGCTTCGGCCCGCTGAAATGGGTCTACCTGACGCTGGGTCTGCTGGTCGCCGCGACGAAAGTCGACTTGTACGTGCCGTTGTTCGGTCAGCGGCTGGCACACCTCGGACCGATCCTGGCCGGGCTGCTGGGCGCGGCGCTGTCGCTGGGCTGGACGATCAGCGGGCTGATCAGCGGATCGCTTAACAGGACCCGCACGATCGTCGCTGTCGTTGTCGGAGCACCGCTCCTGATGGGCGGTGGCTTGGCGGTGGCCGGCGTCACCCACGTGCAGAATGCGACCGCGGGCATCGTCATCCTGTGCGCGGTGGCGCTGCTCGCCGTCGGGGTCGGCATCGGCGCCGCGTGGCCGCATCTGTCCGCGTGGGCGATGAGTGACGTCGACGATCCCGCGGAAGGCGGCGCCGCCGCTACCGCGATCAACTCGGTCCAGCTGATCTTCGGCGCGTTCGGCGCCGGACTGGCTGGCGTCGTGGTCAATCTGGTCGACGGTGGTGGGGCCTCAGCGGCCCGTTGGGCCTTCGCCGTGTTCGCGCTTCTCGCGCTGACGGCGACCCTCACGGCGGTCCGCGCAGGTCGCCATCAGGTCGCATACTAG
- a CDS encoding arabinosyltransferase domain-containing protein → MPHDDSQRSSIRLARLVAIVAGIAGALLCALVPLLPVKQTTATVLWPQGLKDGHITDITAPLVSGAPRALDISIPCSAIATLPADGGLVVSTLPVAGFETGKNGLFVRANKDSVTVAFRDSVAAAAPRSAIAAGACSALHIWADAAGAHADFAGIPGAAGTLTPEKKPAVGGIFTDLTVPAQPGLSARIDVDTRFIVAPTLLKTAVMALGVLAVLASIVALGVLDRRSGHRTPRNWRHLFSGGLTTWLADAGVIGTLLLWHVIGATSSDDGYNLTMARVSGQAGYVANYYRYFGAAEAPFDWYQSVLARLAAVSTAGVWMRLPATLAAIGTWLIISRYMLRRLGPGRGSLGSNRIAVWTAAAVFLAAWLPFNNGLRPEPLIALGVVATWVLAETAIATRRLVPAALAIIVAMLSATLAPQGLIAVAALLAAARPIARIIMRRKATDGLLAPLAVLAASLSLIIVVVFRSQTLATVAEAARIKYKVGPTIAWYQEFLRYYFLTVESNAEGSMTRRFAVLIMLLCLFGVLVILLRRGKVPGVAGGPAWRLIGTTAIGLLLLHFTPTKWAIQFGAFAGLAGALGAVTAYALARIGLHNRRNLTLYVTALLFMLAWATSGINGWFYVNNYGVPWYDIQPVIASHPVTSMFLALSIATGLLAAWQHFRMDYAGHTEVADTRRNRVLASTPLLVVAAIMVFGEVASLGKGAVLRYPMYTTGKANFAAIASGLSSSSCAMADDLLAEPDPNEGMLQPVPGQKFGPDGPLGGDNPVGFTPQGVGDNLQSDPVVTKPGVVNSDASPNKPNASITDSAGTAGGKGPKGVNGSQAALPFGLDPARTPVMGSYGENARAATATSAWYQLPPRTPDRPLVVVAASGAIWSYKEDGDFMYGQSLRLQWGATKPDGSVQPLGLMFPIDIGPQPAWRNLRFPTSWAPPEANVARIVAYDPNLSEDQWFAFTPPRVPVMKTLQQLIGPQKPVLMDIATAANFPCQRPFSEHLGIAELPEYRIQPDHKQTSASSNLWQASKSGGPFLFTQALMWTSTVPTYLNGDWYRDWGQVEQYHRWLPNDVAPLAAVEQGVSTVYGWSRQGPIRALP, encoded by the coding sequence GTGCCCCATGACGACAGTCAGCGATCCTCGATTCGGCTCGCCCGACTGGTCGCCATCGTCGCGGGAATCGCCGGCGCGCTGCTCTGCGCGCTGGTTCCACTACTTCCCGTCAAGCAGACGACGGCGACCGTGCTGTGGCCGCAGGGCCTCAAAGACGGGCACATCACCGACATCACCGCGCCGTTGGTGTCCGGCGCCCCCCGCGCACTGGACATCTCGATTCCGTGCTCCGCGATCGCCACGCTGCCCGCCGACGGCGGCCTGGTGGTGTCGACGCTCCCGGTGGCCGGATTCGAGACCGGGAAGAACGGCCTGTTCGTCCGGGCCAACAAGGACTCCGTCACCGTCGCGTTCCGCGATTCGGTCGCCGCTGCCGCGCCCAGGTCCGCGATCGCCGCGGGCGCGTGCAGCGCCTTGCACATCTGGGCAGACGCGGCCGGCGCCCACGCGGACTTCGCCGGGATTCCCGGCGCGGCCGGCACGTTGACCCCGGAGAAGAAGCCTGCGGTCGGCGGGATCTTCACCGATCTGACGGTGCCCGCTCAACCCGGGTTGTCGGCGCGCATCGACGTCGACACCCGCTTCATCGTGGCTCCCACGCTGCTGAAGACGGCGGTGATGGCGCTGGGCGTGCTCGCGGTGCTGGCGTCGATCGTCGCGCTCGGCGTCCTCGATCGGCGGTCGGGACACCGGACGCCGCGTAACTGGCGGCACCTCTTTTCTGGCGGCCTCACCACATGGCTGGCGGACGCCGGAGTGATCGGCACGCTGCTGCTCTGGCACGTGATCGGCGCGACGTCGTCGGACGACGGTTACAACCTGACCATGGCCCGGGTCTCCGGGCAGGCCGGCTATGTGGCCAATTACTACCGCTACTTCGGCGCCGCCGAGGCGCCGTTCGACTGGTATCAGTCGGTGCTCGCCCGGCTGGCGGCGGTAAGCACGGCCGGCGTGTGGATGCGACTGCCCGCGACGCTGGCTGCGATCGGCACCTGGCTGATCATCAGCCGGTACATGCTGCGGCGGCTGGGGCCTGGCCGAGGCAGTCTGGGCAGCAACCGTATTGCGGTGTGGACGGCGGCCGCGGTGTTCCTGGCGGCGTGGCTGCCGTTCAACAACGGACTACGGCCCGAACCGCTGATCGCGCTAGGCGTGGTCGCCACCTGGGTGCTGGCCGAGACTGCGATCGCCACCCGTCGGCTGGTGCCGGCCGCACTGGCGATCATCGTGGCGATGTTGTCCGCGACGCTGGCGCCGCAGGGCCTGATTGCCGTCGCGGCGTTGTTGGCCGCTGCCCGACCGATCGCACGAATCATCATGCGGCGCAAAGCCACTGACGGCTTACTCGCCCCCTTGGCGGTGCTGGCCGCTTCGTTGTCGCTGATCATCGTCGTCGTTTTCCGGTCGCAGACGCTGGCCACCGTCGCCGAGGCGGCGCGGATCAAGTACAAGGTCGGCCCGACCATTGCCTGGTATCAGGAATTCCTGCGCTACTACTTCCTCACGGTGGAGAGCAATGCAGAAGGCTCGATGACGCGCCGCTTCGCGGTGCTGATCATGCTGCTCTGCCTGTTCGGTGTGCTGGTCATTCTGCTTCGCCGCGGCAAGGTGCCAGGCGTGGCCGGCGGGCCGGCCTGGCGGCTGATCGGCACAACCGCGATCGGCCTGCTGCTGCTGCACTTCACACCCACCAAGTGGGCGATTCAGTTCGGCGCATTCGCCGGGCTTGCCGGCGCCCTCGGCGCCGTCACGGCGTACGCGCTGGCCCGGATCGGCCTGCACAACCGACGGAACCTGACGCTGTATGTGACCGCGCTGCTGTTCATGCTGGCGTGGGCGACGTCGGGCATCAACGGCTGGTTCTACGTCAACAACTACGGCGTCCCCTGGTACGACATTCAGCCGGTGATCGCGAGCCACCCGGTGACGTCGATGTTCCTGGCGCTGTCGATCGCCACTGGGCTGCTCGCCGCCTGGCAGCACTTCCGGATGGACTACGCCGGGCACACCGAAGTGGCCGACACCCGCCGCAACCGCGTGCTGGCCTCGACGCCGCTGCTGGTGGTCGCGGCGATCATGGTCTTCGGCGAGGTCGCGTCGCTGGGCAAAGGTGCTGTGCTGCGCTACCCGATGTACACCACCGGTAAGGCCAACTTTGCCGCCATCGCCTCTGGGCTCTCATCGTCCAGTTGCGCGATGGCCGACGACCTGCTGGCCGAGCCCGACCCGAATGAGGGCATGCTGCAACCGGTTCCGGGTCAGAAGTTCGGCCCGGACGGGCCGCTGGGCGGCGACAACCCGGTCGGTTTCACGCCGCAGGGCGTCGGCGACAACCTGCAGTCCGACCCGGTAGTGACCAAACCCGGCGTGGTGAACTCCGACGCGTCGCCCAACAAGCCGAACGCCTCGATCACCGACTCGGCCGGCACCGCCGGCGGCAAGGGACCCAAGGGCGTCAACGGCTCGCAGGCCGCGCTGCCGTTCGGCCTCGACCCGGCCCGCACGCCGGTGATGGGCAGCTACGGCGAGAACGCCCGCGCCGCCACCGCCACCTCGGCGTGGTACCAGCTGCCGCCCCGCACACCGGACCGGCCGCTGGTCGTCGTCGCCGCCTCGGGGGCCATCTGGTCGTACAAAGAGGACGGCGACTTCATGTACGGCCAGTCGCTCCGATTGCAGTGGGGCGCAACCAAACCCGACGGTAGTGTCCAACCGCTCGGCCTGATGTTCCCCATCGACATCGGCCCGCAGCCGGCCTGGCGCAACCTGCGCTTCCCGACGAGCTGGGCGCCGCCGGAGGCCAACGTCGCCCGGATCGTCGCCTACGACCCGAACCTCAGCGAGGACCAGTGGTTCGCGTTCACCCCGCCGCGGGTGCCGGTGATGAAGACCCTGCAGCAGCTGATCGGGCCGCAGAAGCCGGTGCTGATGGACATCGCGACGGCCGCGAATTTCCCGTGCCAGCGCCCTTTTTCGGAGCACCTCGGCATCGCCGAGTTGCCCGAGTACCGCATCCAGCCCGACCACAAGCAGACCTCGGCGTCGTCGAACCTGTGGCAGGCGTCCAAGTCGGGCGGCCCGTTCCTGTTCACCCAGGCACTGATGTGGACGTCGACCGTGCCCACCTATTTGAACGGCGATTGGTACCGCGACTGGGGTCAGGTCGAGCAGTACCACCGCTGGCTGCCGAATGACGTTGCCCCGCTGGCCGCCGTCGAACAGGGCGTCAGCACCGTGTACGGCTGGAGCCGACAAGGACCGATTCGAGCACTTCCGTGA